Proteins encoded in a region of the Sparus aurata chromosome 6, fSpaAur1.1, whole genome shotgun sequence genome:
- the tmem128 gene encoding transmembrane protein 128, whose amino-acid sequence MLNDSELATLRNRFKRDAEFLMQTTTSGDEDEKSQAEKDAKPLPRINRHSVFWIVASISVTYYVDFFHNIMENDDIKSWWFNVGLILLGICLSLAMFCIVYLEWFKGIKHYDQEYPAIPPITTAAFIAASCSLNMALWPVWSFFTPLILFTQFMGVVMFISLLG is encoded by the exons ATGCTTAATGACAGTGAGCTCGCAACGTTGCGGAATAGATTTAAGAGAGATGCGGAGTTTCTTATGCAAACAACGACGTCGGGTGACGAAGACGAGAAGA GTCAGGCTGAAAAAGATGCTAAGCCTCTCCCACGCATCAACAGGCACTCAGTCTTCTGGATCGTAGCATCCATAAGTGTGACCTACTATGTGGATTTCTTCCACAACATTATGGAGAATGATGATATCAAAAG TTGGTGGTTCAACGTGGGTCTGATACTCCTCGggatctgtctgtctcttgcCATGTTTTGCATTGTGTACCTGGAGTGGTTCAAAGGTATCAAGCACTACGACCAGGAGTACCCTGCCATTCCTCCCATCACTACCGCAGCTTTTATTGCTGCATCTTGCAG CCTCAACATGGCACTGTGGCCAGTGTGGTCCTTCTTCACTCCACTCATCCTCTTCACACAGTTCATGGGCGTGGTCATGTTCATCTCTTTGCTTGGATGA
- the lyar gene encoding cell growth-regulating nucleolar protein, protein MVFFTCNGCGESLKKAQVDKHVNMCRGCQVLSCIDCGKDFWGDDYKNHVKCISEDQKYGGKGYEAKANKGDVKQQQWLQRVHEAMNKPGVSAKLKDVLRQVSSYDNVPRKKAKFQNWMRNSLKISNTGLHDEVWDIINAADSAPENPQETKEAKQTVAEVKVDTNGNENQNVHPDAEKKKKLNKRERKEARQQKNGKAAKGAEKTVAQEPEEEQSGKKKKKDRKRKHEEDGDEEQNGHSAENETSGKKKKTVDQAAEESEETEDQAVPKGKFNWKGTIKAVLRASPDQELPVKKLRKKVVAAYYSFTGDGNFKTEEDVLALFNKKISNNPKFKVLKDRVRLVK, encoded by the exons ATGGTCTTCTTCACCTGCAACGGTTGTGGTGAATCGCTGAAAAAAGCCCAGGTGGATAAACATGTGAACATGTGCCGGGGCTGCCAGGTGCTCTCCTGCATCGATTGTGGAAAAGACTTCTG GGGCGATGACTACAAGAACCACGTTAAGTGTATCAGCGAGGATCAGAAGTATGGAGGCAAAGGCTACGAAGCTAAGGCGAACAAAGGAGATGTGAAACAGCAGCAGTGGCTCCAG AGAGTCCATGAAGCCATGAACAAACCTGGAGTCAGTGCGAAGCTAAAGGATGTGCTCAGACAAGTCAGCTCATATGACAACGTCCCAAGAAAGAAGGCAAAGTTTCAG AACTGGATGAGAAACAGTCTTAAAATATCGAACACCGGTCTTCATGATGAAGTGTGGGACATCATAAATGCGGCTGACAGT GCTCCTGAAAACCCTCAGGAGACTAAAGAAGCCAAACAGACAGTAGCTGAAGTAAAGGTGGACACTAATGGAAATGAGAACCAGAACGTCCATCCAGAtgctgagaagaagaagaagctgaacaAACGTGAGCGTAAAGAGGCCCGTCAGCAGAAGAACGGGAAGGCTGCGAAAGGTGCCGAAAAGACCGTTGCACAGGAGCCAGAAGAAGAGCAGTcgggcaaaaagaaaaagaaggacaggaagaggaagcatGAGGAAGATGGAGATGAAGAGCAGAATGGGCACAGTGCTGAAAATGAGACATCcggcaagaaaaaaaagacag TTGACCAAGCAGCagaggagtcagaggagactgagGATCAAGCTGTTCCTAAAG GCAAATTCAACTGGAAGGGAACTATCAAGGCAGTGCTAAGAGCATCGCCTGACCAGGAACTGCCAGTAAAGAAACTCAGGAAGAAG GTTGTGGCAGCGTACTACTCTTTCACTGGGGATGGAAATTTTAAAACAGAGGAGGATGTGCTAGCACTTTTCAACAAGAAGATCAGCAACAATCCCAAATTCAAAGTTTTGAAGGACCGAGTTAGACTTGTAAAGTAG
- the zbtb49 gene encoding zinc finger and BTB domain-containing protein 49, whose translation MDTLSSHSSYLLQQLQEQRIQGLLCDCMLVVKGVCFKAHKNVLAAFSSYFRSLFQNSPSQKNEVFNLVIQDVSGIGQVLDYMYTSHLDVNQDNVQALLDIAQCLQVPNIQSMCNAFLKPCPPPVEIPSFSLPGMLSSEHDCLLGSGLPHDVDLHCPSENQRPGLSSDVDHSKRMPVSVPNSSSNCDAASGTQAPVEKQLVHGYKLRNFYSKQYFKQSALQSNSAASNQGPCPLVLVEEQPCQLGVTQGGSHTPVCSGNTVQPTPACTSAAVEKNPVSSLTPSDNLNTPNSNTADSMLNKTMRPKKAVYLKKYNYLRSQKALEEMFAESVSEPVLSCPKESHQEESVVQAEASEAPIEGLNADREEATETPAESQLPSPPPVNQEEQSPKSVPEPPQQTGHKQYCCEVCGKIFKHPSNLELHKRSHTGEKPFQCNVCGRNFSQAGNLQTHLRRHSGEKPYICELCGKSFTASGDVHRHKVVHTGEKPHLCDICGRGFNNLSNLKEHKRTHGTDKTFTCDQCGKSFNTHRKLLKHKARHVGEKPHSCATCGKCFVGSGDLQRHIRSHTGEKPYICNACGKSFTRSALLRRHSNMHCKGAPADSPVADNSDPPQNSDGAASFPKPTSHIKPPAAGREQHFPSVMPHGGLEKPSPPPTSPQQSTPHVETPPPSMHLSPASTPTPLPELRSLVPHHLLSSSHQERSSALTATEHMKLAKAHLSQEVVYGPYVENGNMSVEMGRGLVGRPYLLPPTDSTTSGRPTSGSHRSSEGQFVSSVTLWGLAMKALQNDNDMEQQ comes from the exons atGGACACCCTGTCCAGCCACAGCTCCtacctgctgcagcagctccaggagCAGAGGATCCAGGGGCTGCTCTGTGACTGCATGCTGGTGGTCAAAGGTGTCTGCTTCAAAGCTCACAAGAATGTCCTGGCTGCTTTCAGCTCCTACTTCAG GTCTCTCTTCCAAAATTCGCCCAGTCAGAAGAATGAGGTGTTCAACCTGGTCATCCAGGATGTCAGCGGCATCGGCCAAGTGTTGGACTACATGTACACCTCCCATCTTGACGTCAACCAAGATAATGTTCAAGCACTCCTGGACATTGCTCAGTGTTTGCAGGTTCCAAACATTCAGAGCATGTGTAACGCTTTCCTCAAGCCTTGCCCTCCACCAGTGGAGATCCCGTCCTTTTCCCTTCCAGGCATGCTGAGCTCCGAGCACGACTGCCTCTTGGGGAGCGGTCTTCCTCATGATGTTGACCTCCACTGTCCGTCTGAGAACCAGAGGCCCGGCTTAAGCAGTGACGTGGACCACAGCAAAAGGATGCCTGTTTCTGTGCCTAATAGCAGCTCAAACTGTGACGCAGCCAGCGGCACTCAGGCACCTGTTGAAAAACAGCTTGTCCATGGCTACAAGCTGCGTAACTTCTACAGTAAGCAGTACTTCAAACAAAGTGCACTTCAGTCTAATAGTGCAGCGTCAAATCAGGGCCCATGTCCGttggtgctggtggaggagcagcCATGTCAGCTCGGAGTCACCCAGGGAGGTAGCCACACTCCTGTATGCTCAGGAAACACTGTTCAGCCAACTCCTGCCTGCACATCTGCAGCAGTTGAAAAGAACCCTGTGTCTTCTTTAACACCCTCAGATAACTTAAACACCCCCAACTCTAACACAGCAGACTCCATGCTCAACAAGACAATGCGGCCAAAGAAGGCCGTGTACTTGAAGAAGTACAACTACCTCCGGTCTCAGAAGGCGTTGGAGGAGATGTTTGCCGAGTCTGTCAGTGAACCCGTTCTCAGCTGTCCCAAGGAGAGTCATCAAGAGGAGTCTGTCGTCCAGGCTGAAGCTTCAGAAGCTCCCATTGAGGGCCTGAATGCAGACAGGGAGGAGGCGACAGAGACGCCAGCAGAATCCCAACTTCCCAGTCCTCCACCTGTGAACCAAGAGGAGCAAAGCCCAAAGAGTGTGCCGGAGCCACCGCAGCAGACAGGACACAAGCAGTACTGTTGTGAGGTGTGTGGGAAGATCTTCAAACACCCAAGCAACCTGGAGCTGCACAAGCGCTCACATACCG GCGAGAAGCCCTTCCAGTGTAATGTCTGCGGGAGAAACTTCTCGCAG GCTGGGAATTTACAAACTCATTTGCGACGACATTCTGGAGAGAAACCGTACATCTGTGAGTTATGTGGTAAAAG CTTTACTGCGTCAGGAGACGTCCATCGTCACAAAGTGGTCCACACAGGAGAAAAGCCACATCTGTGTGATATATGTGGTCGAG GATTTAACAACCTGAGTAACCTGAAGGAGCACAAGAGGACTCACGGCACTGACAAGACATTCACGTGTGACCAGTGTGGGAAATCCTTCAACACGCACAGAAAGCTTCTGAAGCACAAGGCACGCCACGTTGGGGAAAAACCACACAGCTGTGCCACCTGTG GGAAGTGCTTCGTCGGCTCAGGAGACCTGCAGCGTCACATACGGTCACACACTGGTGAGAAACCCTACATCTGCAATGCCTGCGGGAAGAGCTTCACCCGCTCTGCCCTGTTGAGGAGGCACAGTAACATGCACTGCAAGGGGGCTCCAGCTGACAGCCCGGTCGCCGACAACTCTGATCCACCTCAGAACTCAGATGGAGCGGCCTCGTTCCCTAAACCCACCAGCCACATTAAACCTCCCGCTGCAGGCCGTGAGCAGCATTTCCCCAGCGTGATGCCCCATGGAGGGTTAGAGAAACCCTCACCACCCCCTACTTCACCACAACAGTCAACACCACATGTAGagactccacctcccagtatgCACCTGAGCCCAGCTTCTACCCCCACCCCACTTCCAGAGCTGCGCTCACTGGTGCCCCATCACCTCCTGTCCTCCAGCCACCAGGAGAGAAGTTCAGCCCTGACTGCCACCGAGCACATGAAGCTGGCCAAAGCCCACCTGTCTCAGGAGGTGGTGTACGGCCCCTATGTGGAGAACGGAAATATGTCAGTGGAGATGGGCAGAGGTCTGGTGGGGAGGCCCTACCTCCTGCCTCCTACAGACAGTACTACTTCGGGCAGGCCCACGAGTGGGTCCCACAGGTCCAGTGAGGGCCAGTTTGTCTCCAGTGTCACACTGTGGGGCCTGGCGATGAAAGCTCTGCAGAATGATAACGACATGGAGCAGCAGTAG